Proteins from a genomic interval of Candidatus Krumholzibacteriia bacterium:
- a CDS encoding patatin-like phospholipase family protein produces MIRVLSIDGGGIRGIIPAMVLAEIERRTGRRIAELFDIIAGTSTGGILALGLTRPGPGAAPSYTAEALIELYVTEGSKIFSRSRWHRLRSLGNLVEEKYPARGIEAVLGQYFGATRLKEALTEVVITSYEIERRTAWFFRSRKARLRPDYDFPMKHVARATSAAPTYFEPMRIASPDGDNYYALIDGGVFANNPALCGYVEARCTYPDADDFLVVSLGTGELTRSLPYEEVKGWGVVRWAHPILSVVFDGINDTIDYQLQQLLPRGPDGRRRYYRLQTRLEPGIDDMDQTDRAHLHALRLLGENLIRERDEDLGSLCRQLVAATPQSKPEPQTVAQTASVQ; encoded by the coding sequence TTGATTCGGGTTCTGTCCATCGACGGTGGAGGAATCCGCGGCATCATTCCGGCCATGGTGCTGGCGGAGATCGAGCGCCGCACGGGACGTCGCATCGCCGAGCTTTTCGATATCATCGCGGGAACTTCGACGGGCGGGATTCTGGCGCTCGGCCTCACCCGCCCGGGTCCGGGCGCCGCACCTTCTTACACGGCCGAAGCCTTGATCGAGCTCTATGTAACCGAAGGCAGCAAGATTTTCTCGCGCTCCCGCTGGCATCGCCTGCGTTCCCTGGGGAACCTGGTGGAGGAAAAATATCCCGCGCGGGGCATCGAGGCCGTGCTGGGGCAGTACTTCGGCGCGACGCGGCTCAAGGAGGCCCTGACCGAGGTGGTGATCACGAGCTACGAAATCGAGCGCCGCACTGCCTGGTTCTTTCGCAGCCGCAAGGCCCGCCTGCGTCCCGACTACGATTTCCCCATGAAGCACGTGGCGCGCGCGACCTCGGCGGCGCCGACCTACTTCGAGCCCATGAGGATCGCATCGCCGGACGGCGACAATTACTACGCTCTCATCGACGGTGGGGTTTTCGCGAACAACCCTGCTTTGTGTGGCTACGTCGAGGCTCGCTGCACCTATCCGGACGCGGACGACTTCCTGGTCGTGTCGCTCGGTACCGGCGAACTCACGCGCAGCCTGCCGTACGAAGAGGTCAAGGGATGGGGTGTAGTGCGCTGGGCGCACCCGATCCTGAGCGTGGTCTTCGACGGCATCAACGACACCATCGACTACCAGTTACAGCAGCTCTTGCCTAGGGGTCCGGATGGGCGACGGCGCTATTACCGCCTGCAAACACGTCTCGAGCCAGGCATCGACGACATGGACCAGACCGACCGCGCCCACCTGCACGCGCTGCGTCTGCTCGGGGAGAATCTCATCCGTGAGAGAGACGAGGACCTGGGTTCACTCTGCCGACAGCTCGTTGCCGCGACGCCCCAATCGAAGCCCGAACCGCAGACTGTGGCACAGACGGCGTCAGTCCAGTGA